From a region of the Teredinibacter turnerae genome:
- a CDS encoding HDOD domain-containing protein, whose translation MPVPSEVIVELNTITGDDDADVNQLAEVILRDPNLTSQVLRIANSVLYNYSNTPINTVSRAIVLIGLKGVRAICISLLVLESLIGERPRARVLELIARAFHAATQARALARAVEDRGAEEAFIAGLLFNLGEMAFWACEDVPLDHPGLLSSNQRERRDAMEDVLGTSFKAITRELAVHWKLGNTLETALYPSGETSARVQAVIIGERISRAADYGWRSPQMKKVLREVMSFTEKDATQALTMVKQAADYAAEVALNYGVAEACPLIPSSSGKSKPRVASQSDVLRGDPAVQLNILRELSAAASERIDVNTLFQMVLEGMHRGIGLERVIFAFIDQHKLKGRYVLGKGTDQWRNNFLMDIGPLCDNLFARAVSAGGCHWCTKSEIAKNSQLYDMEMSRVIGKFPSFIAVIQLDARKIGVFYADRWNFGGELSEDQFESFKHFATQTQVCLGLFRQGGAGR comes from the coding sequence ATGCCTGTCCCAAGTGAGGTCATTGTTGAGCTTAACACGATTACCGGGGATGACGACGCCGATGTCAACCAGCTTGCCGAAGTGATCTTGCGAGATCCAAACCTTACATCCCAGGTTTTGCGCATCGCCAATAGCGTTTTGTATAACTATTCGAACACCCCTATCAATACGGTAAGCCGCGCCATAGTACTCATTGGCCTGAAAGGGGTTCGCGCGATTTGCATTTCGCTGCTCGTACTTGAATCGCTGATTGGCGAAAGACCGCGTGCGCGGGTGCTGGAACTGATCGCCCGGGCGTTTCATGCGGCGACTCAAGCGCGCGCACTTGCCCGAGCGGTGGAGGACCGGGGTGCTGAAGAAGCATTCATCGCCGGTTTGCTGTTTAATTTGGGAGAGATGGCGTTTTGGGCATGTGAGGATGTGCCATTGGATCACCCGGGTTTGCTCAGCAGTAACCAGCGGGAGCGGCGCGATGCGATGGAAGACGTGCTGGGCACATCCTTTAAAGCCATTACACGTGAACTGGCTGTACACTGGAAGTTGGGGAATACCCTGGAAACCGCACTCTACCCGAGCGGAGAGACCTCCGCCCGGGTGCAAGCGGTGATTATCGGCGAGCGCATTAGCCGCGCGGCAGACTATGGCTGGCGCAGTCCACAAATGAAGAAAGTCTTGCGGGAGGTGATGTCGTTCACCGAAAAAGACGCGACTCAGGCGTTGACGATGGTGAAGCAGGCGGCGGACTACGCAGCGGAAGTGGCGCTTAATTATGGCGTCGCAGAAGCGTGCCCATTGATTCCGTCTTCCTCTGGCAAGTCCAAGCCCCGAGTGGCGAGTCAGAGCGATGTTTTACGTGGCGATCCAGCGGTGCAGCTCAATATTCTGCGGGAGCTCTCTGCGGCGGCATCGGAGCGGATTGATGTAAACACCTTGTTTCAAATGGTGCTGGAAGGAATGCACCGCGGTATTGGCCTGGAGCGCGTAATTTTCGCGTTTATTGATCAACACAAACTTAAAGGTCGGTATGTGCTTGGGAAAGGTACAGATCAGTGGCGTAACAACTTTTTAATGGATATTGGGCCGCTGTGCGATAATTTGTTCGCCCGCGCCGTCAGCGCCGGCGGTTGCCACTGGTGTACCAAGTCTGAGATCGCTAAAAACAGCCAGCTGTATGATATGGAAATGAGTCGTGTAATTGGCAAGTTCCCATCGTTTATCGCGGTGATCCAACTTGATGCACGAAAAATAGGCGTTTTCTACGCGGATCGCTGGAATTTCGGTGGAGAGCTATCCGAAGATCAGTTTGAAAGTTTCAAGCATTTCGCGACCCAAACTCAGGTGTGTCTCGGCCTGTTCCGGCAGGGCGGCGCTGGTAGGTAG
- a CDS encoding peptide ABC transporter substrate-binding protein encodes MDLKAKWWIFCLLGLASAALVGCGKGHQTPVQWGIEHQVLLIANGDEPQTLDPKLAIGSNDLNIVRALFESLVELDGTTLEPVPGSAERWEISDDGLQYRFVLRDKLAWSDGTPLNAEDFIYAWRRALNPNSPSPNVELLYPISGAEKYVRGEATDATQLGFSSRGRELTITLRQRTPYFLETLAHPVFAPVPRHIINKCESVAGRQCPPWTRPGSLVGNGPFRLHAWELNQRVALEKNAHYWDRENVFLEGIEFIPIEDQLAEERAFRTGQVHLTYTSQMAIEKIAEYRKNRPDVLYQSPNYASYYYIFNTRIPPFDQASVRRALALAIDRELLVSKVTKGGEIPARDFLPPDKTYFPAPSDALFAPQQARKLLADAGYPGGENFPKIELLYNNGELHRKVAIAIQQMWKAQLNIDTELVNQEWKTFINAQNNKMFRISRAGWIADYQHPNSFLATLTTESSYNDTYWSNKEYDALTLSATGRLSTTDAQEIFREATKILRKQMPVIPLFHPMDNNLVHESVQNWTANPMHRHPYKYVYLQDKRD; translated from the coding sequence GTGGATTTAAAAGCCAAATGGTGGATTTTTTGCCTGCTGGGGCTGGCCTCCGCGGCGTTAGTCGGTTGCGGAAAAGGCCACCAAACACCGGTGCAATGGGGGATAGAGCATCAGGTATTGCTTATCGCTAATGGTGATGAACCACAAACCCTGGACCCCAAGCTCGCGATTGGCAGCAATGATCTCAATATTGTCCGCGCATTATTCGAAAGCCTGGTGGAGCTGGATGGCACAACGCTGGAACCTGTTCCAGGAAGCGCAGAACGCTGGGAGATCTCCGACGATGGGCTCCAATACCGGTTTGTTTTGCGCGACAAGTTAGCCTGGTCAGACGGTACCCCCCTCAATGCAGAGGATTTTATTTACGCGTGGCGCAGAGCGCTGAATCCAAACTCGCCGTCACCTAATGTGGAGTTGCTCTACCCTATTTCTGGCGCAGAAAAATACGTGCGCGGCGAAGCCACAGACGCGACCCAATTAGGCTTTTCCAGCCGAGGCCGCGAGCTGACCATCACACTTCGCCAACGTACGCCCTATTTTCTGGAAACCTTAGCTCACCCGGTTTTTGCGCCTGTGCCTCGTCACATAATAAATAAATGTGAAAGCGTCGCTGGGCGGCAATGCCCGCCATGGACACGCCCTGGGAGCCTGGTGGGCAACGGCCCGTTTCGGCTACACGCCTGGGAGCTCAATCAGCGTGTTGCCCTGGAAAAAAACGCCCACTATTGGGATAGAGAAAACGTTTTTCTTGAAGGTATCGAATTTATTCCAATAGAAGATCAGCTTGCAGAGGAGCGCGCCTTTCGTACAGGGCAGGTCCACCTGACATACACATCGCAAATGGCAATTGAGAAAATCGCGGAATACCGAAAGAACAGGCCCGACGTCTTGTACCAAAGCCCGAACTACGCGTCCTACTATTACATATTCAATACCCGAATCCCCCCGTTTGACCAAGCCAGTGTGAGACGTGCGCTCGCCCTGGCTATTGATCGCGAGCTGTTGGTTAGTAAAGTCACTAAAGGTGGAGAGATTCCGGCGCGGGATTTTTTGCCTCCGGATAAAACCTACTTTCCTGCTCCCAGCGACGCGCTATTCGCCCCCCAACAGGCTCGCAAGCTGCTTGCAGACGCCGGTTATCCTGGTGGGGAAAACTTCCCCAAAATTGAGCTTTTGTATAACAATGGAGAGTTGCACCGAAAAGTGGCGATAGCGATCCAGCAAATGTGGAAGGCGCAGCTGAACATAGATACCGAGCTGGTTAACCAGGAGTGGAAAACATTTATCAATGCGCAGAACAACAAAATGTTTCGCATTTCGCGTGCAGGCTGGATTGCCGACTATCAGCACCCGAATAGCTTTCTCGCGACACTCACCACCGAGAGCTCTTACAACGACACATATTGGAGCAACAAAGAATATGACGCACTAACTCTGAGCGCAACAGGCAGGCTTTCCACAACAGATGCACAAGAAATTTTCCGCGAAGCAACAAAAATTTTACGCAAGCAGATGCCGGTCATCCCACTTTTTCACCCTATGGATAACAACTTGGTGCATGAGAGCG